A genomic region of Campylobacter corcagiensis contains the following coding sequences:
- a CDS encoding M23 family metallopeptidase: MRRRSSQSGGFKGFFGFFILLLVAGCVFYVYSSKTFERNSPTSNLGDSIFWNLKTPIPLIIEDDSGIKSIKITLSDGKQNIVLADQKFNIMQPKLALEITLPQGSLLDRNSNYSLSLEVGDASRWNFFQGNRLKQDVNIIVDTKRPEVYAINQSYKITKGGAAVVVFRASDEMLKDVYIQTNFGKRFEVVPFHAKDYYAALVAWPVGEDNFRADIVATDMAGNETKTRIRYYLQDKKYKISNIELTDDFIDGKITDLTNHYAKNPDDLEGVEKFKFVNETLRQSSPVGTHAVKIHENQLDEFFLKKFYPLKNAAAVASFGDHRFYEKNGKDVSQSWHLGLDLASIAGADIVSSNPGTVVFAGDSGIYGLSVVLYHGFGLYTLYSHCSTTLVSVGDKVAAGDIIAHTGKTGLAFGDHLHFGVIIQGVEVRPEEWMDSKWMQDNIYQILDNSSKVIDNKK, from the coding sequence TTGAGAAGACGAAGTAGTCAAAGTGGCGGTTTTAAAGGTTTTTTTGGATTTTTTATTCTACTTTTAGTAGCGGGCTGTGTTTTTTATGTATACTCATCTAAAACTTTTGAGAGAAATTCACCAACTTCAAATTTAGGTGATAGTATTTTTTGGAATTTAAAAACTCCTATACCATTAATTATTGAAGATGATAGTGGAATTAAAAGTATAAAAATTACATTAAGCGATGGAAAACAAAACATAGTTTTAGCTGATCAAAAATTTAATATCATGCAACCAAAGCTCGCTCTTGAGATAACTCTTCCGCAAGGCTCACTTTTAGATAGAAATTCTAACTATTCGCTCTCTTTAGAAGTTGGTGATGCAAGTAGGTGGAATTTCTTTCAAGGAAACAGGCTAAAGCAAGATGTAAATATTATTGTAGATACAAAACGCCCTGAAGTTTATGCAATCAATCAGTCATATAAGATTACAAAAGGCGGTGCAGCAGTTGTGGTATTTAGAGCTAGTGATGAGATGCTTAAAGATGTTTATATCCAAACAAATTTTGGTAAACGCTTTGAAGTTGTTCCATTTCATGCTAAAGATTACTACGCAGCACTTGTAGCTTGGCCAGTTGGAGAAGATAATTTTAGAGCTGATATAGTGGCTACTGATATGGCAGGAAATGAGACAAAAACTCGTATAAGGTATTACTTGCAAGATAAAAAATATAAAATTTCAAATATCGAACTAACTGATGATTTTATAGATGGCAAAATAACTGATCTTACAAATCACTACGCTAAAAATCCAGATGATTTAGAAGGCGTTGAAAAGTTTAAATTTGTAAATGAAACCTTAAGGCAAAGTAGCCCAGTAGGAACTCATGCTGTAAAAATTCATGAAAATCAACTTGATGAGTTCTTTTTAAAAAAATTTTATCCTCTTAAAAATGCAGCAGCAGTTGCGAGTTTTGGTGATCACCGTTTTTATGAAAAAAATGGCAAAGACGTAAGCCAAAGCTGGCATTTAGGGCTTGATCTTGCAAGTATAGCTGGGGCTGATATAGTTAGTTCTAACCCAGGAACTGTTGTATTTGCTGGAGATAGTGGCATATACGGCCTAAGTGTTGTTTTGTATCATGGTTTTGGTCTTTATACGCTTTATTCTCACTGTAGTACTACTTTAGTAAGTGTTGGCGATAAGGTAGCAGCTGGAGATATTATAGCCCATACTGGTAAAACTGGTCTAGCTTTTGGAGATCATCTTCACTTTGGCGTGATAATTCAAGGAGTCGAGGTAAGACCTGAGGAGTGGATGGATAGTAAGTGGATGCAAGATAACATATATCAAATACTTGATAACTCAAGTAAGGTTATAGACAATAAAAAGTAA
- the lpxC gene encoding UDP-3-O-acyl-N-acetylglucosamine deacetylase has protein sequence MKQTTIAKRVEGVGIGLHKGEPINIILEPLDANLGIVFYRKDVGVSIKAEPKSVINTQMATVIGNDKGVYVSTIEHLMSAISSYGIDNIRIILDANEAPVMDGSSVSFCMMLDEAGIKELDAPKKIIVIKDEVEIREGKKFVKISPSNSPKFDYTIKFDHPLIGTQRYVFEFSKKKYIEEISKARTFGFLKDVQMLRANNLALGGSLENAVVMDDFSILNPEGLRYKDEFVRHKILDAIGDLSLMGMPILGDYTSFAGSHKLNHELTLAILADAKNFEVVELNRSALKEYAKAFA, from the coding sequence TTGAAACAAACAACTATCGCTAAAAGAGTAGAAGGGGTTGGTATAGGGCTTCACAAAGGTGAGCCGATAAATATCATTCTTGAGCCATTAGATGCTAATCTTGGCATAGTTTTTTATAGAAAAGATGTCGGGGTTAGTATAAAAGCTGAACCAAAAAGCGTTATAAATACACAAATGGCAACAGTTATTGGAAATGATAAAGGCGTTTATGTATCTACGATAGAGCATCTTATGAGTGCTATATCAAGCTATGGGATTGATAATATTAGAATTATCCTAGATGCAAATGAAGCTCCTGTAATGGATGGAAGCTCAGTAAGCTTTTGTATGATGCTTGATGAAGCTGGTATTAAAGAGCTTGATGCACCTAAAAAGATTATAGTTATAAAAGATGAAGTTGAGATTAGAGAGGGTAAAAAATTTGTAAAAATTAGCCCATCAAATAGCCCAAAATTTGACTATACTATTAAATTTGATCATCCACTTATTGGTACGCAAAGGTATGTGTTTGAGTTTTCTAAGAAAAAGTATATTGAAGAGATCTCAAAAGCTAGGACTTTTGGATTTTTAAAAGATGTTCAGATGTTAAGGGCTAATAATCTTGCGCTTGGTGGCAGCTTAGAAAATGCTGTTGTTATGGATGATTTTAGTATTTTAAATCCAGAAGGTTTAAGATATAAAGATGAGTTTGTAAGGCATAAAATTTTAGATGCTATTGGTGATTTATCGCTTATGGGAATGCCTATTCTTGGAGATTATACATCATTTGCTGGAAGTCATAAACTAAACCATGAGTTAACTCTTGCTATTTTGGCTGATGCTAAAAACTTTGAAGTTGTTGAGCTAAATAGATCGGCTTTAAAAGAGTACGCAAAAGCTTTTGCTTAA
- a CDS encoding glycoprotease has translation MASEALIEIFDNILDSYEISRIIYTNGPGSFMGIKVSYTILKTISIVKDIKFYAVSGFELNGGGPIKANKTMSFVLNNGEILLKKALPVEFKLPTNLNTLNLENDTLPNYILGAV, from the coding sequence ATGGCTAGTGAAGCTTTGATTGAAATCTTTGATAATATTTTAGATAGTTATGAAATTTCACGCATTATCTATACAAATGGACCTGGTAGTTTTATGGGCATAAAGGTATCTTATACCATACTTAAAACAATATCTATAGTAAAAGATATTAAATTTTATGCAGTTAGTGGTTTTGAGTTAAATGGTGGTGGTCCTATAAAAGCAAATAAAACCATGAGCTTTGTTTTAAATAATGGTGAAATTTTACTTAAAAAAGCACTGCCAGTAGAATTTAAGCTACCTACAAATTTAAATACTTTAAATTTAGAAAATGATACACTTCCAAACTACATTTTAGGAGCGGTTTAG
- the thrB gene encoding homoserine kinase, giving the protein MRILIPATSANLGPGFDSLGLSLGLFNEVSITKQSILSISVKGEGENRANVKKNNTFVNIFNDVFLSLTGENENFKFAFDNKIPFSRGLGSSSSVVVGAIAAAYHMAGFRVEKQLVLNRALTYENHPDNITPAVFGGFTASIVVKNEVHTQKAEILDSIKAVVVIPDKPMSTNESRSKLPKKISLKDAVSNLSCSSFLSACFMNKDYDNLKYAAYDRIHEYLRMKTLPELFKVRDVAYENGALMSTLSGSGSSFLNIAYRDSSSKLARTLALKFPNFRILELEFDNNGFKIEPKSKK; this is encoded by the coding sequence GTGCGAATTTTAATACCAGCTACCAGTGCAAATCTTGGACCTGGGTTTGACTCTCTTGGGCTTAGTTTGGGACTGTTTAACGAAGTAAGTATTACAAAACAGTCTATTTTAAGCATATCTGTAAAAGGTGAAGGAGAAAATAGAGCAAATGTTAAGAAAAATAATACATTTGTTAATATTTTTAATGATGTTTTTTTATCCTTAACAGGTGAAAATGAAAATTTTAAATTTGCTTTTGATAATAAAATACCATTTTCAAGAGGTCTTGGTAGTAGCTCTTCGGTCGTTGTAGGTGCTATAGCAGCAGCTTATCATATGGCGGGATTTAGGGTTGAAAAACAGCTTGTTTTAAATAGGGCTTTAACATATGAAAATCACCCTGATAATATAACGCCCGCTGTTTTTGGTGGATTTACAGCCAGCATTGTAGTTAAAAACGAAGTTCATACACAAAAAGCAGAAATTCTAGACTCTATCAAAGCTGTAGTTGTTATACCAGATAAACCTATGTCAACAAATGAATCAAGAAGCAAACTTCCTAAAAAAATAAGCCTTAAAGATGCAGTATCAAATCTATCTTGTTCATCTTTTTTATCAGCATGTTTTATGAATAAGGATTATGATAATTTAAAATACGCAGCTTATGATAGAATTCATGAGTATCTAAGGATGAAAACTTTACCTGAGCTTTTTAAAGTTAGAGATGTAGCTTACGAAAATGGAGCACTTATGAGTACGCTTTCTGGGAGTGGGTCGTCATTTTTGAATATCGCTTATCGTGATAGTTCTTCAAAATTAGCTAGAACATTAGCTCTGAAATTTCCAAATTTTAGGATTTTAGAGCTTGAATTTGATAATAATGGCTTTAAAATAGAGCCTAAAAGCAAAAAATAA
- a CDS encoding DUF448 domain-containing protein yields MRTCIVCRAKFAQCDLFRFHYKEQKLLCGGGRSFYICKKCSTTEDKILNKSISKYIKNFSLDELKESVLYGGSSD; encoded by the coding sequence ATGAGAACTTGCATAGTTTGCAGGGCTAAATTTGCTCAATGTGATCTTTTTAGATTTCACTATAAGGAGCAAAAGCTACTTTGTGGTGGAGGTAGAAGCTTTTATATTTGCAAAAAGTGCAGTACAACAGAAGATAAAATTTTAAATAAAAGCATATCTAAATATATTAAAAATTTTAGTTTAGATGAGTTAAAGGAGAGCGTTTTATATGGCGGAAGTTCAGATTAG
- the infB gene encoding translation initiation factor IF-2 has protein sequence MAEVQISDIALELGYDNKEIIKKAHEMGLKKVKAANSKVSVDDAEAIYNYIQTGELPKKKKTTRAKKNVVVDEDIDIVEPKKEELEAKKPVKKAKPDVKKPSKEPAVEVEKTEPAKQDVKKEKIVEAKKSTPTESENLKPKEPTKVEDKIPGVTKIKKESVASSLGKRKGIVILKKKKEDKESNTSVKKPSTKLNVGLDTLFSNAETSLNKKKKEKQKIHQTPKREGVKKVELLDDRGMADINFEDDNEVVLPDLTVKPIQVEERKETKKQQIYKNSQASYTNQDNAPRSISRGSRKKHKKTVKVENNQEIKSLDIPKEIRVYEFADKLGKSPSEIISKLFILGLMVTKNDFLDEDAMEILASEFDIEINIIDEAEEFDYVSAYNQTDDDEKDLKQRAPVVTIMGHVDHGKTSLLDYIRNSRVATGEAGGITQHVGAYMVTKNNRAITFIDTPGHEAFTAMRERGAQVTDIVIIIVAADDGVKPQTKEAVAHAKAAGVPIIIAINKMDKPTANPDKVKTGLSELDIMPVDWGGSYEFVPISAKTGMGVDDLLEIVLLQADLLELKANPNRSAKATVIESSLQKGVGTVATIIVENGTLRVGDNVVVGSSYGRVRAITDDSGKALKDLKPGECGVIIGLNEVPESGETLVCVENEKVAREYAKKIYDHNRALELSRSTKVSLEELGAKIAEGELKTLPVIVKADVGGSLEAIKASLEKLRNDEVKVDIIHSGVGGITQNDISLASASENCVILGFNIRPTGDVKESAKQKGVTIKTYNVIYSMLDDVKAVLGGLMSPIISEEEIGQAEIRQVINVPKVGQIAGCMVTDGKIVRGAKIRVIREGIIKFEGEISSLKRFKDDAKEVAKGFECGVGIVGYDDMQVGDFIESFIEKEQKVVL, from the coding sequence ATGGCGGAAGTTCAGATTAGTGATATAGCACTAGAGCTAGGTTATGATAACAAAGAGATCATTAAAAAAGCCCATGAAATGGGGCTTAAAAAGGTAAAAGCTGCAAATAGTAAAGTAAGTGTTGATGATGCTGAAGCTATCTATAACTATATTCAAACAGGCGAATTGCCAAAGAAAAAAAAGACTACAAGGGCTAAGAAAAATGTTGTGGTTGATGAAGATATTGATATAGTTGAGCCTAAAAAAGAGGAACTTGAAGCTAAAAAACCGGTAAAAAAAGCAAAGCCTGATGTTAAAAAACCATCTAAAGAGCCTGCTGTGGAAGTAGAAAAAACAGAACCAGCAAAACAAGATGTTAAAAAAGAAAAGATTGTAGAAGCTAAAAAATCTACTCCTACTGAGAGTGAAAATTTAAAGCCAAAAGAGCCTACAAAAGTTGAAGACAAAATTCCAGGCGTTACAAAAATCAAAAAAGAAAGCGTTGCATCTTCACTTGGCAAAAGAAAAGGTATAGTTATTCTTAAAAAGAAAAAAGAAGATAAAGAGTCAAATACTTCAGTTAAAAAACCTTCTACAAAGTTAAATGTAGGGCTTGATACGCTTTTTTCAAATGCTGAAACATCACTAAATAAAAAGAAAAAAGAGAAGCAAAAAATACATCAAACTCCTAAAAGAGAAGGGGTTAAAAAGGTTGAACTTCTTGATGATAGAGGTATGGCAGATATAAATTTTGAAGATGACAATGAAGTAGTTTTACCCGATCTTACTGTTAAGCCTATCCAAGTAGAAGAAAGAAAAGAGACCAAAAAACAGCAAATTTATAAAAATTCTCAAGCAAGTTATACAAATCAAGATAACGCTCCTAGAAGTATAAGTAGAGGTTCTAGAAAAAAACATAAAAAAACTGTTAAAGTTGAGAATAATCAAGAGATTAAAAGTTTAGATATCCCAAAAGAGATTAGGGTTTATGAATTTGCTGATAAACTTGGTAAATCTCCAAGTGAGATTATCTCAAAGCTATTTATACTAGGGCTTATGGTTACTAAAAATGATTTCCTTGATGAAGATGCGATGGAAATTTTGGCTAGTGAGTTTGATATTGAGATAAATATCATTGATGAAGCAGAAGAATTTGACTATGTAAGTGCTTATAATCAAACAGATGATGATGAGAAAGATTTAAAACAAAGAGCTCCAGTTGTGACTATAATGGGACATGTTGATCATGGTAAGACAAGCCTTCTTGATTATATAAGAAATTCTCGTGTTGCTACTGGCGAAGCTGGCGGTATTACACAACATGTTGGTGCTTATATGGTAACTAAAAACAATAGAGCTATCACTTTTATTGATACTCCAGGTCACGAAGCATTTACTGCTATGCGTGAAAGGGGTGCTCAAGTAACAGATATTGTTATTATAATTGTAGCAGCTGATGATGGTGTAAAGCCTCAAACAAAAGAAGCTGTTGCTCATGCAAAAGCGGCTGGTGTTCCTATAATAATTGCTATCAATAAAATGGATAAGCCTACTGCAAATCCAGATAAGGTTAAAACAGGTCTTTCTGAGCTTGATATTATGCCAGTTGATTGGGGTGGCTCATATGAGTTTGTTCCTATTTCAGCTAAAACTGGAATGGGCGTTGATGATCTTTTAGAGATAGTCTTGCTTCAAGCCGATCTTTTAGAGCTAAAAGCAAACCCAAATAGAAGTGCAAAAGCTACAGTTATAGAAAGCTCACTTCAAAAAGGAGTTGGAACTGTTGCTACTATTATAGTGGAAAATGGAACTTTAAGAGTTGGCGATAATGTAGTGGTTGGCTCAAGTTATGGCAGAGTTAGAGCTATAACTGATGATAGTGGTAAAGCTCTTAAAGATTTAAAGCCTGGTGAGTGTGGCGTTATAATAGGACTAAATGAAGTTCCAGAATCAGGCGAGACGCTTGTTTGCGTTGAGAACGAGAAGGTAGCTAGAGAGTATGCAAAGAAAATTTATGATCATAATAGAGCTCTTGAGTTATCTCGTTCGACAAAAGTTAGTCTTGAAGAACTTGGTGCAAAAATCGCAGAAGGTGAGCTAAAAACTCTTCCTGTTATTGTAAAAGCTGATGTTGGTGGAAGTTTAGAGGCTATTAAAGCTAGTCTTGAAAAACTTAGAAATGATGAGGTTAAAGTTGATATTATCCACAGTGGTGTTGGTGGTATTACTCAAAACGATATAAGTTTAGCAAGTGCTAGTGAAAACTGTGTGATTTTAGGATTTAACATACGCCCAACAGGTGATGTAAAAGAGAGCGCAAAACAAAAAGGCGTAACAATTAAAACTTATAATGTCATCTACTCGATGCTTGATGATGTAAAAGCTGTGCTTGGCGGACTGATGAGTCCTATAATTAGTGAAGAAGAGATTGGTCAAGCTGAAATTCGTCAAGTTATAAATGTTCCAAAAGTTGGTCAAATTGCTGGATGTATGGTTACTGATGGCAAGATTGTTCGTGGAGCAAAGATTAGAGTTATTCGTGAAGGTATTATTAAATTTGAAGGCGAGATAAGCTCTCTTAAACGCTTCAAAGATGACGCAAAAGAGGTAGCAAAAGGTTTTGAGTGTGGTGTTGGAATTGTTGGATATGATGATATGCAAGTTGGGGATTTTATTGAGAGCTTTATAGAAAAAGAGCAAAAGGTTGTCTTGTAG
- the rbfA gene encoding 30S ribosome-binding factor RbfA, with the protein MSDNIKLLRTQSILKEIIPEALSQLNDPLLRGLCVVDVECKRGKYDAFIYLDKMGLSELEQAEILNKLKKVNGYLQSYCREAEGWFRAPKFHFKFDDTLERQNQMDALFDKISKELKKDD; encoded by the coding sequence ATGAGCGATAACATCAAGCTTTTAAGAACACAAAGCATTTTAAAAGAGATTATTCCTGAAGCACTTTCTCAGCTTAATGACCCGCTTTTAAGGGGGCTTTGTGTTGTAGATGTTGAGTGCAAAAGAGGCAAATATGATGCTTTTATCTATCTTGATAAGATGGGTCTTAGTGAGTTAGAACAAGCTGAAATTTTAAATAAATTAAAAAAAGTAAATGGCTACCTACAGAGCTATTGTCGTGAAGCTGAAGGGTGGTTTAGAGCACCAAAATTTCACTTTAAATTTGATGATACTTTAGAGCGTCAAAATCAAATGGATGCCTTGTTTGATAAAATCTCAAAGGAGCTTAAAAAAGATGATTGA
- the rimP gene encoding ribosome maturation factor RimP translates to MDLQALAKECGLDFYDSEIVNENNKTIYRIYITKNGGVTLDDCEKFSRLLSPILDVTPPVNGDYTLEVSSPGLERNLKKEEHFISSIGEKIIVTLNSKEKFEGEILSFEDEILTIKTQSENLKIKFSDIKKARTFIEW, encoded by the coding sequence ATTGATTTACAAGCTTTAGCTAAAGAGTGTGGTTTGGATTTTTATGATAGTGAGATAGTAAATGAAAACAACAAAACCATATATAGAATTTATATTACAAAAAACGGTGGTGTGACTCTTGATGATTGTGAGAAATTTAGCCGCCTTTTAAGTCCTATTTTAGATGTTACTCCTCCAGTAAATGGTGATTACACACTAGAAGTTAGTAGTCCTGGGCTTGAGCGAAATTTAAAAAAAGAAGAGCATTTTATAAGTAGCATTGGTGAAAAAATTATAGTTACACTAAATTCAAAAGAGAAATTTGAAGGTGAAATTTTAAGTTTTGAAGATGAAATTTTAACTATTAAAACCCAAAGCGAAAATTTAAAAATAAAATTTAGTGATATTAAAAAAGCTAGAACATTCATAGAGTGGTAA
- the zupT gene encoding zinc transporter ZupT, with product MDAFVFALLITTLAGLSTGIGGLIAVLVKQTNKNFLTFSLGFSAGVMIYVSFVEILPNSVEIATNTNSVYGKAFATFAFFIGIAIIAVIDKLIPESSNPHEFSASLDEKRSLMRTGIFTAIAIAIHNFPEGLATFIASYSDPKLALPIAFAIALHNIPEGIGVAAPIYKATNDKKRALIYSTTSGFAEPVGGVIGFLVLAPFLNEFILAMVLSIAAGIMVFISIDELLPAARAYGRHHVSIAGFIAGMLIMAISLLIIN from the coding sequence ATGGATGCTTTTGTTTTTGCTCTTTTAATAACAACTCTAGCAGGATTAAGTACGGGCATTGGTGGACTTATAGCTGTCCTTGTTAAGCAAACTAATAAAAATTTTCTTACATTTAGCTTAGGTTTTTCAGCAGGAGTTATGATCTATGTCTCATTTGTTGAAATTTTGCCAAACAGTGTTGAAATAGCAACTAATACAAATAGTGTATATGGCAAAGCGTTTGCTACTTTTGCATTTTTTATTGGTATAGCTATAATTGCAGTTATTGACAAGCTTATCCCAGAAAGTAGCAATCCGCACGAATTTAGTGCCTCTTTAGATGAAAAAAGATCACTTATGAGAACTGGAATTTTTACCGCCATTGCCATTGCTATACATAACTTTCCAGAAGGACTTGCTACTTTTATCGCGTCTTATTCAGACCCTAAATTAGCTCTTCCCATAGCTTTTGCTATAGCACTTCATAATATACCAGAAGGAATTGGCGTAGCAGCCCCGATTTATAAAGCCACAAACGATAAAAAAAGAGCACTCATTTACTCTACAACTTCAGGTTTTGCTGAACCAGTTGGTGGAGTTATTGGATTTTTGGTTTTAGCGCCATTTTTAAATGAATTTATCCTTGCTATGGTTTTAAGTATAGCAGCTGGAATTATGGTATTTATATCAATTGATGAGCTTTTACCTGCTGCTAGAGCATATGGCAGACACCATGTAAGTATAGCTGGTTTCATAGCTGGTATGCTTATTATGGCTATATCTCTTTTAATCATCAATTGA
- the nrfH gene encoding cytochrome c nitrite reductase small subunit has protein sequence MSKIIDKIKKYPSTFAALLLIVSFGVVIGHGLFTFVYAKGFSYMSDDPLACKNCHVMNQVYENWMKGGHQQVATCNDCHVPHDFIGKWMMKAESGLHHGYAVTFKENPVSFTATPKSKKIVQDNCIRCHGDYAAFSVDATQKAGSSISEPLSCISCHRQAGHAHNF, from the coding sequence TTGAGTAAAATCATAGATAAGATCAAAAAGTACCCCTCTACTTTTGCAGCTTTACTGCTTATTGTAAGCTTTGGAGTTGTAATAGGTCATGGACTTTTTACCTTTGTGTATGCAAAAGGGTTTTCATATATGAGTGACGATCCTTTAGCCTGTAAAAACTGTCATGTTATGAATCAAGTCTATGAGAACTGGATGAAAGGTGGACACCAACAGGTTGCCACCTGTAATGATTGTCATGTTCCTCATGATTTTATTGGTAAATGGATGATGAAAGCTGAAAGTGGACTTCATCATGGATATGCAGTTACTTTCAAGGAAAATCCAGTATCTTTTACAGCTACACCAAAAAGTAAAAAAATAGTTCAAGACAACTGTATTCGTTGTCATGGAGATTATGCTGCTTTCTCAGTAGATGCTACCCAAAAAGCCGGTAGTTCTATAAGCGAGCCACTATCATGTATCTCTTGCCATAGGCAAGCTGGACATGCACATAACTTTTAA
- a CDS encoding ammonia-forming cytochrome c nitrite reductase subunit c552: MKNKALYVVAFLIAVVLGGAMFALFADIGEKRSEEKSYPMMLHKVSDTKPDVREWGKNFPVQYDSFIGMETFNIETPFAGSVPYSKLIRWPASTVFWDGYAFSVDYNRPRLHFYSQIDQIETMRNNKEYLNSHGLPNFKGQPGACVNCHTGHLTAIMVDEDYTKLHENPVEASKDPMPFFDVKGKDGQKEKAAWTKMNSIPYFDVMEMVANKHGEDPYGGSHLGSSCADCHHPDDMSLRVTRPAFVNAMVARGYEADAKSGLKATRQEMRSYVCMQCHVEYYFAGKDSTLTFPWTKWPKDEPFKIEMFDEYYDEMYENGKFPQDYKHKTTDAPIVKMQHSEAELSSTGIHARSGVGCADCHMPYKRSGAQKVTSHLITSPFADITGSCKTCHMQSEEKLKERIDFIQNRHAYSLRECENALLSLIQDITTAREELANHPNFASLEADAKKAAISEALKGSLWNQRRAHMRWDFAFSENSYGFHGPDEAARVIGQCKEYARKGQVELANELKAYDIAITLTQQADEVQAPERIELHKGDVGSVPSDRLQKIDQDVKNLNFF; the protein is encoded by the coding sequence ATGAAGAATAAAGCTTTATACGTGGTTGCATTTTTAATTGCTGTTGTTTTAGGTGGTGCGATGTTTGCACTATTTGCCGATATTGGCGAAAAAAGAAGTGAAGAAAAGTCATACCCTATGATGCTTCATAAAGTAAGTGATACCAAGCCAGATGTTAGAGAGTGGGGTAAGAATTTTCCTGTTCAGTATGACTCTTTTATAGGTATGGAAACATTTAATATCGAAACTCCATTTGCTGGTTCAGTTCCATATAGTAAGCTTATTAGATGGCCAGCATCTACAGTTTTTTGGGATGGATATGCATTTTCTGTTGATTATAACCGCCCAAGACTTCACTTTTACTCTCAAATAGATCAAATAGAGACTATGAGAAACAATAAAGAGTATTTAAATTCTCATGGACTTCCTAATTTTAAAGGCCAACCAGGTGCCTGTGTAAATTGTCATACAGGTCACTTAACTGCGATAATGGTTGATGAAGATTATACTAAACTTCATGAAAATCCTGTAGAAGCATCAAAAGATCCTATGCCATTTTTTGATGTAAAAGGTAAGGATGGACAAAAAGAAAAAGCTGCGTGGACAAAGATGAACTCAATTCCTTACTTTGATGTTATGGAGATGGTTGCTAACAAACATGGCGAAGATCCATATGGTGGTTCTCATCTAGGAAGTAGCTGTGCTGATTGTCATCACCCTGATGATATGAGTTTAAGAGTTACAAGACCAGCTTTTGTAAATGCAATGGTTGCAAGAGGTTATGAAGCTGATGCAAAAAGTGGCTTAAAAGCTACAAGACAGGAGATGAGAAGCTATGTTTGTATGCAGTGCCATGTGGAGTATTACTTTGCTGGAAAAGACTCAACTTTAACATTTCCTTGGACAAAATGGCCAAAAGATGAGCCATTTAAGATAGAGATGTTTGATGAGTATTATGATGAGATGTATGAAAATGGAAAATTTCCACAAGATTATAAACACAAAACTACAGATGCGCCAATTGTTAAAATGCAACACTCAGAAGCTGAACTTAGCTCAACTGGAATTCATGCTAGAAGTGGTGTAGGGTGTGCCGATTGTCATATGCCTTATAAAAGAAGTGGAGCTCAAAAAGTTACAAGCCACCTTATAACTAGTCCATTTGCTGATATAACAGGAAGTTGTAAAACTTGCCATATGCAAAGTGAAGAGAAGTTAAAAGAGAGAATTGATTTTATTCAAAATCGCCATGCTTATAGCCTTAGAGAGTGTGAAAACGCACTTTTATCTCTCATTCAAGATATTACTACAGCTAGAGAAGAGCTTGCAAATCATCCTAATTTTGCTAGTTTAGAAGCTGATGCTAAAAAAGCAGCTATTAGTGAAGCATTAAAAGGCTCACTTTGGAATCAAAGAAGAGCTCATATGAGATGGGACTTTGCATTTAGTGAAAACAGCTATGGTTTCCATGGTCCAGATGAAGCTGCTAGAGTTATTGGTCAGTGTAAAGAGTATGCTAGAAAAGGTCAAGTTGAGTTAGCTAATGAGCTAAAAGCTTATGATATAGCTATAACTCTTACTCAGCAAGCAGATGAGGTTCAAGCACCTGAAAGAATCGAGCTTCATAAAGGTGATGTTGGTAGCGTGCCAAGTGATAGACTTCAAAAGATAGACCAAGACGTTAAAAACCTTAACTTCTTTTAA